The following proteins come from a genomic window of Pyxidicoccus sp. MSG2:
- a CDS encoding DUF4215 domain-containing protein: MRRNASPSLSPGLLVLLALVLPFLSCVKPESVTCPSGLVCPSGQQCAARQDVCIQDSCGDGIVQAGEDCDDGNILAGDGCSADCGSNETCGNGTVDVVANEVCDDGNTQNDDGCSANCRSSEMCANGTVDSSVGEKCDDGNSRSGDGCSADCLSTEFCGNGYVDVTRGEKCDDGNNDSGDGCSGDCRSEESCGNNIVDVARGEKCDDGNNESGDGCGSDCRSDESCGNGIIDVAAGEVCDDGNAADGDGCASDCRSGEGCGNGVRDLDEECDDGNAVDTDNCLHNCKLPRCGDGVTDRQSPGLEQCDTAGESPECNANCTVQACGDGFVNVSASEQCDNEGAVNSANCDADCTIAFCGDRFRNPARGEQCDTGGNSITCDSDCTLPLCGDGLLNVNANEACDSGGDSSFCDSDCTPAFCGDGHHNAAAREECDDGNDTEEDDCLKGCVRNTCGDSFVDLEGPTVEACDDGNRFTETECTYGTRNCTRCNAACSAPLTLTGRYCGDGARNDDSEVCDDGNNTTESECVYGTRNCTTCDATCATSLKLTGRFCGDGAKNDDSEVCDDGNTNTESECPYGTANCTLCNSTCGAPLTLTGRFCGDGSQNDASEACDDGNKVTETECEYGTKNCRSCDATCSASLNLTGRYCGDGQQNDPREVCDDGNTITETSCDYGTRTCTKCNATCTAPVELTGSFCGDGRKDPSEACDDGNNTNETTCDYGTQSCLACNSTCTGVLSLTGPVCGDRIRNGNEACDDGNTTTEDSCDYGTASCTLCRSDCMEVLELTGPVCGDGFKSSTEVCDDGNTTNETSCAYGTRNCVACNSTCNGELSLSGPFCGDGSKNDASEVCDDGNNVDETECPYGQKNCTLCAADCSQSLVLSGAYCGDGVLNPGETCDDGNIDTCGTCNTTCTRVQLAPARGRINAVASRDILDAELFIISDGRNPYVVFEFDRNGSTYPGNVRVAVSNNTSEAQIAQGIVTAINNASTLDITATAQANSRTVELVNDRSGAFGNQPAIEFVQNARFTVESMTGGLGQDCPEGVGCTKNADCEDGLTCGADGLCGTP, translated from the coding sequence ATGCGACGCAACGCCTCCCCTTCCCTGTCCCCCGGGCTGCTCGTCCTGCTCGCGCTGGTGCTGCCGTTCCTCTCCTGCGTGAAGCCGGAGAGCGTGACGTGCCCCTCGGGCCTCGTCTGTCCCTCCGGCCAGCAGTGCGCGGCCCGACAGGACGTGTGCATCCAAGACTCCTGTGGCGACGGCATCGTCCAGGCCGGTGAGGACTGCGACGACGGCAACATCCTCGCGGGCGACGGTTGCAGCGCGGACTGTGGCTCGAACGAGACCTGCGGCAACGGCACCGTGGACGTCGTCGCCAACGAGGTCTGCGACGACGGGAACACCCAGAACGATGACGGCTGCAGCGCCAACTGCCGCTCCAGCGAGATGTGCGCCAACGGCACGGTGGACAGCAGCGTGGGCGAGAAGTGCGATGACGGCAACTCGCGCTCGGGCGACGGCTGCAGCGCGGACTGCCTCTCCACGGAGTTCTGCGGCAACGGCTACGTGGACGTCACCCGCGGCGAGAAGTGCGACGACGGCAACAACGACAGCGGCGACGGGTGCAGCGGCGACTGCCGCTCCGAGGAGAGCTGCGGCAACAACATCGTCGACGTCGCCCGGGGCGAGAAGTGCGACGACGGCAACAACGAGAGCGGCGACGGCTGCGGCTCCGACTGCCGCTCCGACGAGTCGTGCGGCAACGGCATCATTGATGTCGCGGCCGGGGAGGTGTGTGACGACGGCAACGCCGCGGATGGCGACGGCTGTGCCTCCGACTGCCGCTCGGGCGAGGGCTGCGGCAACGGCGTGCGCGACCTGGACGAGGAGTGCGACGACGGCAACGCCGTCGACACCGACAACTGCCTCCACAACTGCAAGCTGCCCCGCTGCGGCGACGGCGTCACCGACCGGCAGTCCCCCGGGTTGGAGCAGTGCGACACGGCGGGCGAGTCACCGGAGTGCAACGCCAACTGCACCGTGCAGGCCTGCGGCGACGGCTTCGTGAACGTCAGCGCCAGCGAGCAGTGCGACAACGAGGGCGCGGTGAACTCCGCCAACTGCGACGCCGACTGCACCATCGCCTTCTGCGGTGACCGCTTCCGCAACCCCGCGCGGGGCGAGCAGTGCGACACGGGCGGCAACTCCATCACCTGCGACTCGGACTGCACCCTGCCCCTCTGCGGTGACGGCCTGCTCAACGTAAACGCCAACGAGGCGTGCGACTCCGGCGGAGACTCCTCCTTCTGTGACTCCGACTGCACGCCCGCCTTCTGCGGCGACGGCCACCACAACGCGGCCGCGCGCGAGGAGTGCGACGACGGCAACGACACCGAGGAGGACGACTGCCTCAAGGGCTGCGTGCGCAACACCTGCGGCGACAGCTTCGTGGACCTGGAAGGCCCCACCGTGGAGGCGTGCGACGACGGCAATCGGTTCACCGAGACGGAGTGCACCTACGGGACGCGTAACTGCACGCGCTGCAACGCGGCGTGCTCGGCCCCCCTCACGCTCACCGGCCGCTACTGCGGCGACGGCGCCCGGAACGACGACAGCGAGGTGTGCGACGACGGCAACAACACCACCGAGTCCGAGTGCGTCTACGGCACCCGCAACTGCACGACGTGTGATGCGACCTGCGCGACGTCGCTCAAGCTCACCGGCCGCTTCTGCGGCGACGGCGCGAAGAACGACGACAGCGAGGTGTGTGACGACGGCAACACCAACACCGAATCCGAGTGCCCCTACGGCACCGCGAACTGCACGCTGTGCAACAGCACCTGCGGCGCGCCCCTCACGCTCACCGGCCGCTTCTGCGGCGACGGCAGCCAGAACGACGCGAGCGAGGCGTGCGACGACGGCAACAAAGTGACGGAGACGGAGTGCGAGTACGGCACGAAGAACTGCCGGTCGTGTGATGCCACCTGCTCCGCGTCCCTCAACCTCACCGGCCGCTACTGCGGCGACGGCCAGCAGAACGACCCGCGCGAGGTGTGTGACGACGGCAACACCATCACGGAGACCTCTTGCGACTACGGCACCCGCACCTGCACGAAGTGCAACGCCACGTGCACGGCCCCGGTGGAGCTGACCGGGTCCTTCTGCGGCGACGGCCGGAAGGATCCGAGCGAGGCGTGCGACGACGGCAACAACACCAATGAGACCACGTGCGACTACGGCACCCAGAGTTGCCTCGCCTGCAACTCCACCTGCACCGGCGTGCTGAGCCTCACGGGCCCGGTGTGCGGCGACCGCATCCGCAACGGCAACGAGGCATGCGACGACGGCAACACGACGACGGAGGACTCTTGTGACTACGGCACGGCGAGCTGCACCCTGTGCAGGTCCGACTGCATGGAGGTACTGGAGCTCACCGGCCCCGTCTGTGGCGACGGCTTCAAGAGCAGCACCGAGGTCTGCGACGACGGCAACACCACCAACGAGACCTCCTGCGCCTACGGCACGCGCAACTGCGTGGCCTGCAACTCCACCTGCAATGGGGAGCTGAGCCTGTCCGGCCCCTTCTGCGGCGACGGTTCGAAGAACGACGCGAGCGAGGTCTGCGACGACGGCAACAACGTCGACGAGACCGAGTGCCCCTATGGCCAGAAGAACTGCACGCTCTGCGCGGCCGACTGCTCGCAGTCACTGGTGCTGAGCGGAGCGTACTGCGGTGACGGTGTGCTGAACCCCGGAGAGACGTGCGACGACGGCAACATCGACACCTGCGGCACCTGCAATACCACGTGCACCCGCGTCCAGTTGGCTCCGGCCCGGGGAAGGATCAATGCCGTCGCCAGCAGGGACATATTGGATGCGGAGCTCTTCATCATCTCCGACGGTCGCAACCCCTATGTCGTGTTCGAGTTCGACAGGAACGGCAGCACCTATCCGGGTAACGTCCGCGTCGCCGTCTCCAACAACACCAGTGAGGCCCAGATAGCGCAAGGCATCGTGACGGCCATCAACAACGCCTCCACCCTCGACATCACGGCCACGGCCCAGGCGAACTCGAGGACGGTGGAGCTCGTCAATGACCGGAGCGGCGCCTTCGGCAACCAGCCCGCCATCGAGTTCGTGCAGAACGCCCGCTTCACGGTGGAAAGCATGACCGGTGGCCTGGGACAGGACTGCCCGGAGGGGGTCGGCTGCACGAAGAACGCGGACTGTGAGGACGGGCTGACCTGCGGCGCTGACGGACTGTGCGGCACGCCCTGA
- a CDS encoding DHA2 family efflux MFS transporter permease subunit: MTPPVHGGRSARWVLLAVGAGTFMSALDGSVVNAILPVLRAELRTDVATIQWVVTVYLLAVSGLLLGFGRLGDTHGHKRVYVLGFGGFVVSSALCGLSPGVEALIAFRALQAVGAAMLLSNSAAILTGSFPPERRGRVLGLQAMMTYLGLIVGPSLGGWLTQHLGWRSVFYMNLPVGLLAMGLSLRFVPRDAPIARDEPFDWTGAVLFLAGMVALLLGLNQGHAWGWGSPGIVGLLAGATVVLGAFVALEWRLRVPMLDLSLFRNVTFRAASATALLNYICIYSLVFLLPFYLLQARGLDPAHAGLLLTAQPVVMMVAAPLSGSLSDRIGSRWPAMVGMAVLSGGLLLLSRLGASTPLSHVAVGLAVCGLGAGMFIAPNNSALLGAAPRHRQGIASGVLATSRYAGMALGVGLSGAIFTTMLAGRAEPDSAEALTRAVDRGFQVASALAALGALAAAVRAPDVAGR; this comes from the coding sequence GTGACGCCCCCCGTGCACGGGGGGCGCTCGGCACGATGGGTACTGCTCGCGGTGGGCGCGGGCACGTTCATGTCCGCGCTGGACGGCAGCGTGGTGAACGCGATTCTTCCGGTGCTGCGCGCGGAGCTGCGCACGGACGTGGCCACCATCCAGTGGGTGGTGACGGTGTACCTGCTGGCGGTGAGCGGGCTGCTGCTCGGCTTCGGCCGGCTGGGGGACACGCACGGGCACAAGCGCGTGTACGTGCTGGGCTTCGGCGGCTTCGTGGTCAGCTCCGCGTTGTGCGGACTGTCTCCCGGCGTCGAAGCGCTCATCGCCTTCCGCGCCCTCCAGGCCGTGGGAGCGGCGATGCTCCTCTCCAACTCGGCGGCCATCCTCACCGGCAGCTTCCCGCCCGAGCGACGCGGGCGGGTGCTCGGCCTCCAGGCGATGATGACGTACCTGGGGCTCATCGTGGGGCCGTCGCTCGGCGGCTGGCTCACGCAGCACCTGGGGTGGCGCTCCGTCTTCTACATGAACCTGCCGGTGGGGCTGCTCGCAATGGGGCTGAGCCTGCGCTTCGTGCCGCGTGACGCGCCCATCGCCCGGGACGAACCCTTCGACTGGACCGGCGCGGTGCTCTTCCTCGCGGGCATGGTGGCGCTCCTGCTCGGGCTCAACCAGGGCCATGCGTGGGGCTGGGGCTCGCCGGGCATCGTGGGGCTGCTCGCGGGCGCGACGGTGGTGCTGGGCGCCTTCGTCGCGCTGGAGTGGCGGCTGCGCGTGCCGATGCTCGACCTGAGCCTCTTCAGGAACGTCACCTTCCGCGCGGCCAGCGCCACCGCGCTGCTCAACTACATCTGCATCTACAGCCTCGTCTTCCTGCTGCCCTTCTACCTGCTGCAGGCGCGCGGGCTGGACCCGGCCCACGCGGGACTGCTCCTCACGGCGCAGCCGGTGGTGATGATGGTGGCCGCGCCGCTGAGCGGGTCTCTGTCGGACCGCATCGGCTCGCGCTGGCCGGCGATGGTGGGCATGGCGGTGCTCTCGGGTGGGCTCCTGCTGCTGTCGCGGCTCGGCGCCTCGACACCGCTTTCGCACGTGGCCGTGGGGCTCGCGGTGTGCGGGCTGGGCGCGGGCATGTTCATCGCTCCCAACAACAGCGCGCTGCTGGGCGCGGCCCCGCGCCACCGGCAGGGCATCGCCTCTGGAGTGCTGGCCACCTCGCGCTACGCGGGAATGGCGCTCGGCGTGGGGCTCTCCGGCGCCATCTTCACGACGATGCTCGCCGGACGCGCGGAGCCGGACTCGGCCGAGGCACTCACGCGGGCGGTGGACCGGGGCTTCCAGGTGGCCTCGGCCCTGGCCGCCCTCGGAGCGCTCGCGGCCGCGGTGCGAGCGCCGGACGTCGCCGGACGCTGA